CTTCTTGTAAGGCACAGAATGTCAGCTACCATCTATTGCAATAAAAAAGGGAAACCAACGAATCGGCTTCCCTTTTTTATCTCGAAATTAGAGTATAACAGATTAGCTATTAACTCTTTTTTCTTTAATTCTTGCTTTCTTACCGGTAAGAGCACGCAGATAGTACAATTTAGCGCGACGAACTTTACCCACCTTGTTCACCTCGATGCTATCGATAGCCGGTGATTCGATTGGGAAAATACGTTCTACGCCTATGGTACCGGACATCTTGCGTACAGTGAAACGCTTCTTGTCTCCGTGACCGGCAATCTTGATAACAACACCACGGTACAACTGTACACGTTCTTTGTTACCTTCGACAATACGATATGCTACTGTAACAGTGTCACCTGCTTTGAAGCTCGGGTGTTGTTTACCGGTAGCAAATGCTTCTTCTGCAATTTTAATTAAATCCATTGTTATTGTTCTTAAATTGTTTGATCGTTACAACGCAACATACCAGGCTTCTCTCTGGGTCCTGACAGCGATTGCGCGAAAGCGGTGCAAAGGAACGAATTATTCGGCAGATACACAAATAATTCGCTCATTTTTTACTTAGCGGCGATCACCCGAAGAACGGCGGGAAGTGTTACTGGAAGAACTGTTCTCTTTACGTTCCGTACCCGGCTTGGTAGTGGTGCTACGGCGAGTAGTGTTCGTTTTGCTTTTCGTTTCACTGCTGCGATTGCTGCGGGAATTATTACTGTTACTGCGGGAACCGCTATTGTTGCGCGTGCTGTTATCTGTTCTGCGCGTAGTGCTACTATTGCTGCGTGAGCTATTATTAGTATTGGTAGTAGCATTACTGTTCGTACTTTCACGACGGGTAGTACCGGTAGTGGCAGAGCGGTTATTATTGGAACTGCTACGACGGGTAGTGTATACATCGTCTCTTGCCGGTGCACGATTGGAACCCGGACGTACAGTTACAGAACCGAAATCCGAACGGCGGTGCGTAGTATAGGATTTAGTATCACGGATGCGGTACGAACCGTTATAGAACGGATGTTTGTAACGTCCACGATAATAGCTTGTATTATTATAATGTGTACGATAGTGCCCACCTGCGTAGGTACGATAATGATATGGTCGAGGGAAATAGAAATGATTGTGATTGGTATACGTGATGTAAACACGGAAGTACCAACGGTTTCCACTGGTATAGATGGGGCGGTAGAAATACTCTGCCTGCATAAAGCGAGCATACTGCCTGCTGCTAAGCACCCAGCGGAGATCGTCATTTCGTACATCCAGATAATCATAATAACGATTGAGCGCCCACTCATTGCCATACAATACATCATCCATCAGATAGCGTATGCCGGAAATGAAATCATAATTGATTTCATACACATCATTGTATTGCTCGGTGTTCAGATTCAACTCATAAGCCATTTTATCGGTGAGGAAACGGGTTTCCTTACGTACTTTGCTATTACTCATAGCGTCCGTGCCTGCACTGCAAACAGCAGTACTCAAAGTGGCAAGCAGGATAAATAATATTCGTTTCATGGTAGCGTTTTTTACTTAGTTCATGAATATCTATTCTTTGTTGAAAACAAAAATAGGGGAAGATTATCCCCTATCCGCTTGTTTCTCTCTATTCTTATATAGGGATTTCCCTAATCAGTTTAGGACTTCGGGGAAGTTACCAACACAATACCATCTCCCGGCAAGAGGATGAGATGCTTTTTATAAAGATCGCCCACTCCTTTCTTAAAGGTCTTCTTACTCACCCCAAAGGTAGAGTAGATTTCATCTGCCGGACTTTTATCATTCAATGCAATCCGTCCGCCATTATCCTTGATGTATTGCAACAGGGTTTTCGAAAAATCGTCTACCTTCTCGAAACCGGGTTTCTGGAGTATCAGGTCTATCTTGCCATCTTCGCGTATCTGCTTGATAAAAGCTTTCACCCGGTCGCCCGTGTGCAGGGACTGGAATATTTCACTATCATAGAGCAAACCGCTGTACTTATTTTCAATGATTGCCTTGAAACCTAAATCCGTCTTTTGCCAGATCAGTATATCTACTTCATCCCCCGCCTGATAAGGGGCAGCCTCCTTGGAAAGATAGCGGTCCACTTTGGCAGAAGCTACGATGCGGTAACTTTCATCATCCAGATGAGCATGAATGACATACTTCTTCCCAACCTGCATCTTCATCTTTTGTTCACGGAAAGGAACGAAAAGGTCTTTCATCAATCCCCAATTCAGGAATGCCCCGTACTCATTTACCCATGCCACTTCCAGACAGGCAAATTCGCCCACCTGCACCAGCGAGGTCAGCGTGGTGGCAACAAGGCGTTCCTCGTTATCCAAGTATATAAATACATTCAGTAAGTCTCCCGGCTGGCAACCTTCGGGCACATAGCGCAAGGGAAGCAGGATTTCTCCGTCTTCACCACCATCCAGATACATGCCAAACTCTACTTCTTTGACTACCTCCAAGACATTGTATTTTCCTAATTCGATGCTCATAATTTCTTTTCCTTTGGGGCAAAGGTAATGCAAACCGAAAGCAGTACAAAATAAGCTTGCTTATTTTTAACGCTAAGATACAGCTAATCTTCGCTTTTGAACAAAGATTAGATATAAGGAATAACTTTTTAATCTAAACCATAACTTTTTTCTATGAACAATTCTCCTGGAAAACAGTTATTTTTGTACCGCGAAATCAGAAATGAGAGAAATAATATTCACCTTTAAATACATAAAAGTTATGGAATTTCTAACAAACGAAAAACTTACGATTGTAGGAGCTGCCGGCATGATCGGCTCTAACATGGCACAGACTGCCATTATGATGCACTTGACACCAAACATTTGTCTGTATGATCCTTACGGCCCGGGCTTGGAAGGTGTAGCGGAAGAAATGTTCCACTGCGGTTTCGAAGGACTGAACCTCACTTACACTTCCGATATCAAAGAAGCACTGACAGATGCCAAATACATCGTATCTTCGGGTGGTGCTGCCCGCAAAGCCGGCATGACACGTGAAGACTTATTGAAAGGCAACGCCGCCATCGCCGAGGAATTCGGTAAGAATGTAAAGGCTTACTGTCCGGATGTGAAACATGTAGTGGTAATTTTCAATCCAGCTGACATCACCGGGTTGATTACCCTGTTGTACTCCGGCCTGAAACCTTCACAGGTAACTACCCTTGCCGCTCTCGATAGTACTCGCCTACGCAGCGAACTTGCCAAGCATTTCCACATTTCTCCCGATAAGGTGGAGAACTGCCGTACCTATGGTGGCCACGGAGAACAAATGGCTGTTTATGCTTCCACTGCAAAAGTAGACGGTAAACCTTTGTTGGAAATCATCGGTACTCCTGCTCTCACAGCCGAGCAATGGGCTGAAATTCAAAGCAAGGTAACCAAGGGTGGTGCCAATATTATCAATCTTCGCGGACGCTCTTCTTTCCAAAGCCCTGCGTACGTATCCATAGAGATGATTGCCGCTGCTATGGGTGGCAAACCGTTCCGCTGGCCTGCAGGTACCTATGTACACAGCCACGGTTTCGACCACATCATGATGGCTATGGAAACAGAAATCACCAAAGACGGCGTACATTACAAAGAACTGAAAGGTACTCCGGAAGAAGAAGCCAAACTGAAGGAGAGCTATGCACACCTTTGCAAGCTGCGCGACGAAGTAATCGGAATGGGTGTACTTCCTGAAATAAAGGATTGGAAAAGCATCAACCCGAATATTGATTAATATAACGTTCTAAAAATAAAAAGGTATAAATGTATGTGTGCCCAATAAGAAAAATATATTTTCCCAGTAGGAAAAAAAAATTAGGCAATAGGCTAATAATTTATTGGGAAATAAACACAAACCTAACCAGAGATTCCCTCTTGCGTCAGCAGAAGCCGAAGGCAAGGGGGATTTTTCTTTTATTTTTTCAGAAATCCTTTGGCTGTATTAAAAAAACTATTTATCTTTGCACCCGCAAACGAAGAAGGTGCCATAGCTCAGTTGGTAGAGCAAAGGACTGAAAATCCTTGTGTCCCCGGTTCGATTCCTGGTGGCACCACTTTTCGAAAGCAAGTATCGGAATGTAGCGCAGTTGGTAGCGCACTACGTTCGGGACGTAGGGGTCGGGCGTTCGAGTCGCCTCATTCCGACACAAAAAAGGTCTGATTCTCAACAAGAGTTAGACCTTTTTTGTTATATATCGGTTCACAAAAGACAATATTTTTCCAAATCCATATCAGCATGGTTGACATTTTACTCATCACATTAGGAGGGATATGCCTTATCGTAGGCTTATTGGGCTGTATCCTGCCTGTCATTCCCGGGCCGCCTATATCTTACGTCGGCTTGTTATTGCTTCACATTACGGATAGATCGCAATTTTCTACCACCCAGTTACTCGTGTGGTTGTTGCTGGTTGTGGTGGTGCAAGTGCTGGATTACTTCACTCCTGTTATAGGAAGTAAATTTAGCGGTGGAACCAAATGGGGAAGTTGGGGATGCCTGATAGGTTCTATTGTCGGAATCGTGTTTTTCAGCCCGTGGGGAATTGTTTTAGGAGCTTTCGGAGGGGCTTTTATCGGAGAACTTTTAGGAGAAAGAAGTGCCCGGGACGCCTTCAAATCGGGCATCGGGGCACTGATAGGTTTCTTGGTAGGAACAGTATTCAAAGTAGTGATATGCGGGTATTTCGTATGGTGCTTTGCCAAGGGATTACTTACCGTTGCAGCGTAATGCTCATCAATCCGA
This window of the Bacteroides intestinalis DSM 17393 genome carries:
- a CDS encoding malate dehydrogenase, whose product is MEFLTNEKLTIVGAAGMIGSNMAQTAIMMHLTPNICLYDPYGPGLEGVAEEMFHCGFEGLNLTYTSDIKEALTDAKYIVSSGGAARKAGMTREDLLKGNAAIAEEFGKNVKAYCPDVKHVVVIFNPADITGLITLLYSGLKPSQVTTLAALDSTRLRSELAKHFHISPDKVENCRTYGGHGEQMAVYASTAKVDGKPLLEIIGTPALTAEQWAEIQSKVTKGGANIINLRGRSSFQSPAYVSIEMIAAAMGGKPFRWPAGTYVHSHGFDHIMMAMETEITKDGVHYKELKGTPEEEAKLKESYAHLCKLRDEVIGMGVLPEIKDWKSINPNID
- a CDS encoding DUF456 domain-containing protein — encoded protein: MVDILLITLGGICLIVGLLGCILPVIPGPPISYVGLLLLHITDRSQFSTTQLLVWLLLVVVVQVLDYFTPVIGSKFSGGTKWGSWGCLIGSIVGIVFFSPWGIVLGAFGGAFIGELLGERSARDAFKSGIGALIGFLVGTVFKVVICGYFVWCFAKGLLTVAA
- a CDS encoding CvfB family protein gives rise to the protein MSIELGKYNVLEVVKEVEFGMYLDGGEDGEILLPLRYVPEGCQPGDLLNVFIYLDNEERLVATTLTSLVQVGEFACLEVAWVNEYGAFLNWGLMKDLFVPFREQKMKMQVGKKYVIHAHLDDESYRIVASAKVDRYLSKEAAPYQAGDEVDILIWQKTDLGFKAIIENKYSGLLYDSEIFQSLHTGDRVKAFIKQIREDGKIDLILQKPGFEKVDDFSKTLLQYIKDNGGRIALNDKSPADEIYSTFGVSKKTFKKGVGDLYKKHLILLPGDGIVLVTSPKS
- the rplS gene encoding 50S ribosomal protein L19, which produces MDLIKIAEEAFATGKQHPSFKAGDTVTVAYRIVEGNKERVQLYRGVVIKIAGHGDKKRFTVRKMSGTIGVERIFPIESPAIDSIEVNKVGKVRRAKLYYLRALTGKKARIKEKRVNS